aaaacccagcagtgtaTGCAGTTCTTTAcgcaaaccggtgcacctggcacctactaccataccccattcaaaggcacttaaaatcTATTGttttacccattcaccctctgaatgacagaTGTACCCAATCCATGTCTCacttgtttcaaggcttaaaaatccttctttaacctgtctccttcccttcatctacactgatttaaagtggatttaacaagtgacattaataagggatcctagctttcacctggattcacctgttcagtctatgtcattgaaagaacaggtgttcttaatattttgtgcactcagtgtatatttaagcaataaggccagaagTGTGGTATttgaccaatataccacagctaagggctgttcttaggcacgacgcaacgctgtatatcacaaacccccgaggtgccgtattgctattataaactggttaccaacataattagagaagtaaaactaaatgttttgttatacccatgttatacggtctgatataccaggctgtcagccaatcagcgttcagggctcgacccacccagtttataaatggccttgtgttttaggttattgtcctgctgaaatgggAATCTGTCTCTTTTTGAAAGCAGACTTAACCAGGTTTTcctgtaggattttgcctgtgcttagctctattctgtccttactgatgacaagcatacccataagatgatgcagccaccaccatgcttgaaaatatgaagtgtggtactcagtgatgtgttgtgttggatttgccccaaacataactttttgtcctgaatacaaatagttaatttatttgccacattttttgcagtttaactttagtgccttattgcaaacagacaTGTTTTGAAAtaattttattctgtacaggcttccttcttttcactctgttaattttgtggagtaactacaatgttgttgatccatcctcagttttcttctatcacagccattaaactctgtaactgttttaaagtcaccattggcatcatggtgaaatccctgagcggtttccttcctttgcggcaactaagttaggaaggatgcctgtatctttgtagtgactgggtgcattgatacaccatccaaagtgtaattaataacttcaccatgctcaaaggcatattcaatgtctgcttttaaaatgtttacccatctaccaataggttcccttctttgcaaggcattggaaagctccctggtctttgtaattgaatctgtgtttgaaattcaatgcttGACTGAGgggtaattgtatgtgtggggtacagagatgaggtaatcattcaaagatcatgttaaccactattattgcacacagagtgagtccctgcaacttattatgtgactcgttaagcacatttttactcctgaacttatttaggcttaccataacaaagaggttgaatacttattgactcaagacattttaacTCTTAATTTTTAAATAATtttgtctaaaaacataattccaatttcacattatggggtattgtgttcaggccagtgacaaaacatcttaatttaatccattttaaattcaggttgtaacacaacaaaatgtagaaaaagtcaaggggtgtgaatactttctgaaggcactgtatgttcaatCTAATTGTTCGACAATCCCCTTTCCAGACAGAATTTGTTGACTGTGCGGAGTCACAATAGAAAGCGACAAACCCTCTGTAGACAtgtgtgctgtatgtgtgtgcagTCTGATACAATATGATCTATTGGTGTGCTGTTATTTCACTGTGCTGTGAGGACTGCCCAGTCAGCACATTGAGTGTCGCACATGCTTATTCATGTGGGGAAGTGTCTCTGGTCTCTGCCCTGACTACTGGGGCAGGTCAGTCGGCCACGATCTATCTCAGAGGGGACAGCCtgagggacagagacagtggTTAGGTTTAATAATGCTGAGGCAGAATGTCCTCCTGTCGTTTGGGTCAAGGCAATGCTAATCGCCTCTCCACTGATCCTCTGTTATGACTGCAGCCCTGGGCTGACCTTCACACCCAGGCTCATCATAACTACAGTGTAACTATTGTGTAACTACATTACAGCTGTGTGAAACTGTTAACTCACTTCATTTTGAATGTAGTCCCACTTCAATGGGATTGATGTATTATTAAGTCATAAGGTTTACACCCTCTGTGTGTTCAGAAATAACTCAGgcctttgtctttctctcctaGGCTGCTAGGGAGTCATTGGTCCAGTGTGTGACTGACCCGTCTGTGGAAGAAGTGACTGATGCTGAAAAAGGTAAGGAGACCTATTTTAAAATGTGTGTTTTTATTCTCTGAATCTGAAAGCCAACCACCAGGACCAGTCATACATCTGAAAGCCAACCACCAGGACCAGTTATACATCTGAAAGCCAACCGCCAGGACCAGTCATACATCTGAAAGCCAACCGCCAGGACCAGTCATACATCTGAAAGCCAACCGCCAGGACCAGTCATACATCTGAAAGCCAACCGGCAGGATCAGTCATACATCTGAAAGCCAACCGCCAGGACCAGTCATACATCTGAAAGCCAACCGCCAGGACCAGTCATACATCTGAAAGCCAACCGCCAGGACCAGTCATACATCTGAAAGCCAACCGCCAGGACCAGTCATACATCTGAAAGCCAACCGCCAGGACCAGTCATACATCTGAAAGCCAACCGCCAGGACCAGTCATACATCTGAAAGCCAACCGCCAGGACCAGTCATACATCTGAAAGCCAACCGCCAGGACCAGTCATACATCTGAAAGCCAACCGCCAGGACCAGTCATACATCTGAAAGCCAACCGCCAGGACCAGTCATACATCTGAAATCCAACCGGCAGGACCAGTCATACATCTGAAAGCCAACCGCCAGGACCAGTCATACATCTGAAAGCCAACCGCCAGGACCAGTCATACATCTGAAAGCCAACCGCCAGGACCAGTCATACATCTGAAAGCCAACCGCCAGGACCAGTCATACATCTGAAAGCCAACCGCCAGGACCAGTCATACATCTGAAAGCCACCCACCAGGACCAGTCATACATCCTGccagcaacacacacaccctctattGATGTGTTTGCATAGGATTGGACACTGTGCTGTCACAGGCCCCACTGCCAACAGAGTTCGGCATAGTGATGCAGATGCGGTTACAGGCCTTACCCATTTCACACAGTCTGTAACTAAACCTGAAAGACTGGTGGTTTAGTAGACATGTCAACAGTATTGACAGTATTTTAACAGTATTGTCAGTATGTTGACAGTATGTCAATAATCATCTCAATTGTTAACAGTTAGAAGCAAAAATCTGAAAGGAAATCTATAATATATAGGCAGAGTCATGAAAAAAATATCTGTTTTGGCAATTCAGGTATGATCAATTAATTGTGTATTGTGAGATAATTAGGCTGGCTATTAATTTTCATCTTTATTGATTTCCCCAGCCCAAATATTGGCTCTGGAGCAGCAGCTATTGGAGAAAGACCATGAATTGGCTGCCCTGCGAGAGAGTCTTGTGCTGGCTGAAGAGCAGGGCTCAAATGATGCATTCAAGGTAAGCGCTGATCAGATTCTAGACCAGAGTGAGGACACTGCCATGGCCCCCTGCGACAGTCCTACAGTGCTGCCAGACCTCCTAGAAGACACGCGAGAGGAGGACACCACCCTGGTGGCAGAGGATAGGTCAATCCTGTCAGTCTCCGCTGATAACGAGAGCAGTCCAGAGTTCATTGAACCCCAGTCTGACTCTCCCGGAGAATCTAAGGGGGCCTCCTCTGATGAGATGGTCACGAGCAGTGACTCCGAGGTGGCCCACAGCAGCTGGACCCTCCTAGAGGCTGTGAACCAAGATGAAGGTCAGCAGTCGCCTCCCATACTGCAGGGCTTTAGCCAGCTCCAGATGCAATCCTGGGAAGAGAACAGCTCTGAGCAGGAAACATCCACAGTCCAGGTGGAGTCCTCATCAGTCATCATCCGTGAGACTGtgcaggtgcacctcagccagcAGGGGGCGACCCTCTTTGACTCTGACTCTGCCCCTGGACAGGTGTTTGCCCAGGCCCTAGCAGATGAGCTGCAGAACAGGTACAGTGAGCTCATGGTTGAGCTccagagactgagagaggctgcCTCAGAGTCACAGGAGAGAACCCAAGGCCTTGAGGAAGAGATTCGGTCCCTGACAGTTGCCAAGGATGAGGCAGAATCCCAGGCCCAGAGATATGAGGAAGAGCTCCAGTCAGCCAGGTCAGAGATGGACACGGTGGCCCAGCACAGTGGCTCTGACTTGGAGAGGCAGAGCATGGAGATGCATCTCCTGGAGGAGCAGCTGGCCGGCCTGCAGACAGAAGGCCGCTCCAAAGAGCAGCAGATCCAGGCCCTGCAGGCAGACCTGGACAAGGctcagcactctctctctcagcaggagGGCCAGGCCAGGATGCTGAGTGCCCAGCTGGAAGAAGGGGAGATCACCTCCTCTGAGCTGGAGCAGAAGCTCCAAGACATGGAGGCCAGCCTACTGGAGATCTCCCAGGCTAGGGACATGGCCAAAGCTGTACTGTgtgagagggacacagagattAACGAGCTGCAACTGCGCATCACCCAGAAAGAGCAGGAGATGATGGAGCTGAGCAATGGCATGTCTGCCAAACTGCTCCAGACCGGTGAGGAGAAGTTCCTGATGAGTGCTGAAGTCAAGAAACTGAAGGAGCAGATAATTGAGCTTGAGAAAGCTGGAGAAAAAGAGAAAGCGAAAGGGGAGAGTCATGTAGAGGATAGTGATGAGCTCACTAGTTTGCGAAAGGACAAAGAGGATCTGACAACCCAAGTGGCCACCATTAAAAAGAGGTTGCAGGCAGCCCTGGTGCAGCGCAAAGAGCTGATGAAAAAAGTTGCGGCGTTTGAGAAAGAGGCAGATCAAAGGAAAGGACAAGTAGGGAAAGCAACAGAGGAAGCCCCTGCAAGTGTACCAGCTTTAGAAAAAGACAGAAAACAAGAGGATATGGCAATTGAGACTACTCTCGAAGAGTTCAGACAAGCCTTGAGGTCCAAAGAAGAGGTCATGGAGGTTTTGGAACAGAAAATCAGCCAGCAGGATCAGGTTCTGGAAGAAACACTTGAAATGAACAGAAGGCTGAGTGAGGGAGCTCAGCACACTCCAGAGGCTGACACCTCATCTGAAATCACTGGGTTGCAGTCCCAGGTGGCCTCACTGGAGTCAGATTGCGAAACACTGCAAAAGAAACTCCAGGAGGCCCAGGACTCTCGCAAAGACACCATTCGCATGGCCAAAGAAAAGGACAGGCACCACCGCGAACAGCTTAAACAGCAAAAGGAAGAGTACAACGGGCTGTTGGAGCGTTTGGAGGAGCAGGTTGGTGAACGAGATGGGCTGTTGACTAGACTGAGAGAGCTCGAGGAACTGCAGGCACAGAAAGAGGAGAGCACAGAGAAGGAAGTCCATGCCGAGCTGGAGACCAACGCTGCAGTGGAAAAGATTGAGAAGCCAGCTGCAGGAGATTGGGTCCAGGAAGACTGGGTGGACTTTGCCGCTCCTGAGAACGAAGCACAACAACGAGGTGATAAACCCATTCCCAGTGCTGAGGAACCCTCTCAGGTACTTTCAGCTGACATTGAGGCCTCATTTCAAGCTCTGAAAGAAGAGGTCCAGGCTGAGAAGGCATCTTGTACAGAGTTGGAGGGCCAACTGCAGGAAAGCCAGGCTAGCCTGTCACTCAGGGAAAGTGAGCTTCTAGAGCTGGGCAAAGAGCTGCAGGccctgagagagaaggagagccaTATTGAACATGTCTATGAGGAGTTGGAGGCTCTGAGGGAGAAGTGTCTCCAGGCTCAGACCTATGCAGAAGCTGTGAAAGCAGAGTTGGAGGCTGCGGCCAAAGGAGCCGCCTCAGACTCCGCTGAGTCCACCATTGCCATCCTGCAGACAGAGGTGGAGGACTTCAAGCAGTTCCTGAGCAACAAGAACGATGAGATCATGGAGCTTAGCCAGCAGCTGGGTGAGCAAAGCTCCCTCCTCCAGTCTATGCAAGAGACAGTGTATGAGAAGGACCAGTCGATCGCCTCCCTGCAGGAAGGCCTGAGAGCAGAGAAGGAAAAGAGCCAGAGACTGGAGGCCGAGATCCCCCAGAggcaggaggaagagaagggcaGCGAGGCCAAGATCCTGCAGCTTCAGCAGAAGCTCAAGGCCGCCCTTATCTCCCGCAAAGAGGCCCTCAAAGAGAACAAAAGCCAGAAAGAGGAGTTGGCCTCCACTGAGAAAGTCATCACTGAACTGCAGCAGAGGATGGATGCTAGAGAAGTCGAGCTGGAGAAGctgagagcagaaagagagaggctgataGAGGAGGTCGATCGGACCTTGGTGGAGAACCAGAGCCTTGGGGGATCCTGCGAGAGCCTCAAGCTGGCCATGGAGGGTATGCTGACAGAGAAAGACTTCTGTAAAAGAGAGGCCGAGTCTGCCAAGGAGGAGGCTGCCCGGACATGCAGAGAATGTGAGGAGAAGGTGCATGGGATGAAGGATGAGTATGAGACTCTGCTAAAGTCCTATGAGAACGTGAGTGATGAGGCAGAGCGTGTGAGACGGGTGCTGGAAGCTGCTAGGCAGGAGAGGAAGGAGCTTGTTGCTAGAGCCAGGACCCACGAGGCAGCCAAGCAGGAGGCTGAACGGCAGAAAGAAGAGGCCCAGAAAGAGGTGGACACTGTCAAAGACAAGATGAGGAAGTTTGCCAAGACCAAGCAGCAGAAAATAATGGATTtagaggaggagaatgagagactccgagagatggatgaaaagaaaggAATAAGAAGGGAGGACAAGGCACTCAAAGGAGAACTTGAAAGACTCAAAGAAGAGTTTGAGGCTCTGAAAGCTGATTTGAATGCCACTACGGCACAGAGGGACTCCTTAGAACAGCAAGTTGTTGAGGTGAGGGAACAACTAGCCCAAGAGCTAGAGAAAGGGGACAGATTAGCTCGAGATAAAACCCCCAGCTCTGATGATGTAGTGGAGGAAACTGTTGTTGCCCAGCAGTCTAGTACAGTCATGACTGAAACTACCCAAGAGCCAGTTAAGAGCCAGCCTCAGGACATAGAGCCACATAGTCAGGCTATAGAGTCTGAGGTAGCTGCACCTGAAATGCACTCTTTTGAGGAGACGGGGAAGAACGAAATAACTGAAAGTACACAGGCCCTAATTGATGTGAAATTGAGCAAAATGGAGGCAGCCCTACAGTCAGAGAGGGAACTGAGGCAAGAGCGTGAGGCTGAACTCACTGCTGAGCTGGCCTCTCTGGAGCAGCGCCTTCAGGAGAGTAAAGAAAAGGAACAGACCCAGGGGGAGGAGCCAGTGAAGACGGACATGTCTGAAAGTGAACTGGCCACAATTGAGGGAAAGCGGAGGGAAATGGAGGCAGCCCTACATTCAGAGAGGGAACAGTGGCAAAAGAGTGAGGCTGAACTCAAGGCTGGACTAGCCTCTCTGGAGCAGCTCCTTCAGGAGAGTAAAGATAAGGAACAGAGCCTGATGGAGGAGAGCTCTAAAAGGGAAGCCCAACTCCAGGAGCTCCACAGCAGCCTGGAGGTAGAGAAGGACGACCTAGAGGAGCGTCTGATGAACCAGCTGGCCCAGCTGAATGGCAGCATCGCCGGCTACCAGCAGGACGCGGCAGACAGCCGGGAGCGCCTTGCGGAGCTGCAGCGGGAggtggagagactggagagggagCGGGCCGAACTGGAAGCCCTGGccgagagcgagagggaccgggcagccAGGCTGGAGGAGGACAAGAggcaggcccagagagagagggccgAGGCAGAGGCAGAGTCAGGGAAGCAGAGGGAGCTGGAGCAGCAGCTGAAGTCCGCCCAGAGGGTGAAAGAGGGCAGCCAGAGTCGGGCAAAGCAGCTGGAGGAGCTACTGAGAGAGAAGCAGCTGGAGGTGCGCCAGATGCAGAAGGACTGCATCCAGTACCAGGAAAGGATCAGCGAGATGGCCAGGGAGGGCAAGGCTTTGCAACTGGGCAGCAACGAGATCCACAAAGAGCTTGGGCAAGCCTATCTGGAGAGGACCAAAGTCACAGACGCTTTGAAGAAGACTGAGGCTGAGCTATCTAACTGCAAAGCCCAGCTGGTTGAGGCCCAGACAGAGGCCAGCCAGGCCCAAGCTGAAAGGAGAGCCTGTGAGCAGACCGCTctacagagagaggctgagttGAAAGCAGAGGCAGAGCAGAGCCTGGACTCTGTGAGGTTCAGGCTGGGAGCCGAGCTGAAGCAGATTGAGCTGAGGTTGGAGGAGTCTTaccgggagagggagagagaggagaatgccacccgggaggcaaaaGAGCTGGCTGACACCGCTGAGAGACAGGCCCAGCAGATGCAGGCCCGCCTGGATGAGTCTCTGGCCCGACTGGCTGCCTTCTCGCGCTGTATGTCCTCCCTGCAGGACGACAGGGACCGCGTGCTGGATGAGACCCGGCAGTGGGAGAGTCGCTTCAACAGCACCCTCCAGGGGAAGGAGGCCGAGGTGCGGGAGGGAGAGACCCGCTCCAGAGATCTGGCTGAACAGCTGCAGAAAGAGACCGCACAGAGAGAAGAGCTACAGCTTACAGTGGACAGGTAAAAATGGCTACAGTTCCTGAAAAAGTTAATTAATTAAATTGCCCCAATTTCCTGCCAGGTTTGTGATACACTATAGTGTGTTatgtaatgtgttttttttttcttgttttttgtcCAGACTGCAGAAAGCAGACGAGCAGTGGCAGCTGAAATGGGAGCaggaagagaagaggctccgtGAGAACCAGGCTGCCCTggagcaggagaggggggagCTTCAGAAGTCCCTAGCCCAGACTGAGACCTCCCTGGCTGACACTCGCGCCCATCTGGCTTCCCTGGAGAGCGAGGCGGAGGGGCTCCGCCACAGAGCCCAGGCCCTGGAAGAGGCAGTTGGGAAGCTGCAGGGAGAGACCAACGAGGCCAGGTCCCAGCTgaaggagagggaagcagaggggAGAAGGCTGGGCCTGAGCGTGGAACAACTGGAGACAGACCTGCGCTCCTCCAAGACCCTGACAGAGAGCCTGCAGACAGAGCtgagtgagaaggagaggagagaggtagagctgcTGGGGGAGAAGGAGCAGGCCGTGACACAGGTACGCATCACTTTTATTTCATCTCTGCTTTATGACATGTTTTGTCATCACAATGAATAGTTGCTCATTTCAATGCCCAGGGTGTCAAATTCTACATTTATTCAAAATAGGGTGTAAAAATTCCCTACAAATTTATTGTGATGTTACCGTTTTGATTGAGCTATCAAGTTGTTTTACGAGCTTGGAAATGTGTAAACCCATACTCCTGCATCTTCTTCACTGCTTACATGCTTTCTCCCCCCCAGGCTGCAGAGGAGGCCAGGAGGGAGGCTGACGCCAGGGCCCAGGAGGCTGagaaggagctggaggagaggagagaggaggtgcgGGGTCTGGAGGACCGGCTGCGGAaggcagaggaggagagcagcCACAGCAAAGCCAGGCTGGACGCCTTCACCAAGGCCATGGGCTCTTTACAGGACGACAGAGACAGAGTACTTGGCATGTACAAACAGCTGGAGGAGAAACATCTGCAGGTAAATAAACAATGATAACACTCATGTGTACAGAGGCATAAATGGCAGAAGAGATTCTGAATGGATTCTCCTACACTTAATGTAAATCGGTGGTAAATGGTCCATGTCTGTTTACGTACACGCATGTCATCGACATGCTGAAACTGTATGTAGTGAGAAGAGGGATATTATTAGTGTGATAGTACTGTAGAATGTCTTCCTCGTACCCCAGTTGTATAACCCATCCCTCTACGTAATGGGTCTGTTGTCCCAGGTGATGATGGAAAAGGACGCTCTGATCCAGGAGGCTGCTGCGGAGAATAACAGTCTGAAGGAGGAGCTGCGCTCCCTATTGGTCCAGAGGGACGACCTCCATGCAGAGAAGGCCAAGCTATCTGCCCAGCTTCACGGCTACAGGGACGACCTTACCCAGGTCCTCACCATGAAGGAGTCCCAGCACAAGCAGCTCTTGTCCGGCCAGCTGGAGCGCATCGCTAccctggagaaggagagagctgaGCTAGAGGCTAAGATCAAGagcctggagggaggggaggcttTTGTTCAGGCGGTGGAGAGGGAGACACTCAGCCAGGCTGGTGATAGTGGAAACAGGCAGGTGAGAGACGCTCCCGGGGCGGAGGTAGAGAAGCTGAGGGAGCAGCTGCaggctgccagggcccaggtgGAGAGCCTGGAGGAGAGCCTTGCCAAGGAAAGAGAGGTGCAGGAGGCTCGGCAGAAGGAGCTGAAAGAACTGCGTTGGGAGGGAGGGGTGACGCGCACGGAGTCGGAGACAGCGGCAGAGAGGGTGGCTGAGCTGGCCCGAGACCTGCTGAGCATGGAGCAGaggctgctggaggagagggaggtggccGGCCAGCTCCGGGCCCAGAACCAGGCATTCGGCCAGGCCATGGCGTCACTGCAGGGCAGCAGGGACCAGGCACTCAGCCAGGCCCAGGAGCTCAGCCTCAGACTGGAGGAGATGAGCAGGGCAGGGGGCCAGCAGACACCCACCACGGGCCATGGAGGATCCACTGCG
This Oncorhynchus clarkii lewisi isolate Uvic-CL-2024 chromosome 21, UVic_Ocla_1.0, whole genome shotgun sequence DNA region includes the following protein-coding sequences:
- the LOC139378519 gene encoding golgin subfamily B member 1-like isoform X3, with amino-acid sequence MFSRLSQGFTNVLQELSGDEPPDGAPQDMLVPQLPPGDAPGAPEESGPGVEEEPLERLAHLEQLTVHLKEVVRDKDSQLATFETQLKSERETAEARFTKLKLQAKTKMATLNKQIADLKGQEGATSSPDSSFTSSAPAVEEELQELRKQLSEVSTSAKNLEERLQMSEQALCEKEAVHTEQVRVLQAVVCEKDVRFQEQIQKHEDELLRVTVQSQNDAELQQVQQALRAAQRRCEEQEEAMRSRCQVLEMLQGELNNADQQKQILTAQFRQMEQELAEAGRQREQELAEAGRQREEERQQWAGWSSQAEAELVALRANLEASEQDRAAQLANLEASEHDRAAQLASLEASERDRSTQMEELTVKLECATREREEVTNREVARLEKELAALREEYGEGQRAGEALAELLTGLRSLAGEGVKEDSPVPTDPAQCLGTLQALEARLERLRVEQRESEERCAQVTHTMETLQEQLDKRTAEGEEAVARIQQLEQQIGMAARESLVQCVTDPSVEEVTDAEKAQILALEQQLLEKDHELAALRESLVLAEEQGSNDAFKVSADQILDQSEDTAMAPCDSPTVLPDLLEDTREEDTTLVAEDRSILSVSADNESSPEFIEPQSDSPGESKGASSDEMVTSSDSEVAHSSWTLLEAVNQDEGQQSPPILQGFSQLQMQSWEENSSEQETSTVQVESSSVIIRETVQVHLSQQGATLFDSDSAPGQVFAQALADELQNRYSELMVELQRLREAASESQERTQGLEEEIRSLTVAKDEAESQAQRYEEELQSARSEMDTVAQHSGSDLERQSMEMHLLEEQLAGLQTEGRSKEQQIQALQADLDKAQHSLSQQEGQARMLSAQLEEGEITSSELEQKLQDMEASLLEISQARDMAKAVLCERDTEINELQLRITQKEQEMMELSNGMSAKLLQTGEEKFLMSAEVKKLKEQIIELEKAGEKEKAKGESHVEDSDELTSLRKDKEDLTTQVATIKKRLQAALVQRKELMKKVAAFEKEADQRKGQVGKATEEAPASVPALEKDRKQEDMAIETTLEEFRQALRSKEEVMEVLEQKISQQDQVLEETLEMNRRLSEGAQHTPEADTSSEITGLQSQVASLESDCETLQKKLQEAQDSRKDTIRMAKEKDRHHREQLKQQKEEYNGLLERLEEQVGERDGLLTRLRELEELQAQKEESTEKEVHAELETNAAVEKIEKPAAGDWVQEDWVDFAAPENEAQQRGDKPIPSAEEPSQVLSADIEASFQALKEEVQAEKASCTELEGQLQESQASLSLRESELLELGKELQALREKESHIEHVYEELEALREKCLQAQTYAEAVKAELEAAAKGAASDSAESTIAILQTEVEDFKQFLSNKNDEIMELSQQLGEQSSLLQSMQETVYEKDQSIASLQEGLRAEKEKSQRLEAEIPQRQEEEKGSEAKILQLQQKLKAALISRKEALKENKSQKEELASTEKVITELQQRMDAREVELEKLRAERERLIEEVDRTLVENQSLGGSCESLKLAMEGMLTEKDFCKREAESAKEEAARTCRECEEKVHGMKDEYETLLKSYENVSDEAERVRRVLEAARQERKELVARARTHEAAKQEAERQKEEAQKEVDTVKDKMRKFAKTKQQKIMDLEEENERLREMDEKKGIRREDKALKGELERLKEEFEALKADLNATTAQRDSLEQQVVEVREQLAQELEKGDRLARDKTPSSDDVVEETVVAQQSSTVMTETTQEPVKSQPQDIEPHSQAIESEVAAPEMHSFEETGKNEITESTQALIDVKLSKMEAALQSERELRQEREAELTAELASLEQRLQESKEKEQTQGEEPVKTDMSESELATIEGKRREMEAALHSEREQWQKSEAELKAGLASLEQLLQESKDKEQSLMEESSKREAQLQELHSSLEVEKDDLEERLMNQLAQLNGSIAGYQQDAADSRERLAELQREVERLERERAELEALAESERDRAARLEEDKRQAQRERAEAEAESGKQRELEQQLKSAQRVKEGSQSRAKQLEELLREKQLEVRQMQKDCIQYQERISEMAREGKALQLGSNEIHKELGQAYLERTKVTDALKKTEAELSNCKAQLVEAQTEASQAQAERRACEQTALQREAELKAEAEQSLDSVRFRLGAELKQIELRLEESYREREREENATREAKELADTAERQAQQMQARLDESLARLAAFSRCMSSLQDDRDRVLDETRQWESRFNSTLQGKEAEVREGETRSRDLAEQLQKETAQREELQLTVDRLQKADEQWQLKWEQEEKRLRENQAALEQERGELQKSLAQTETSLADTRAHLASLESEAEGLRHRAQALEEAVGKLQGETNEARSQLKEREAEGRRLGLSVEQLETDLRSSKTLTESLQTELSEKERREVELLGEKEQAVTQAAEEARREADARAQEAEKELEERREEVRGLEDRLRKAEEESSHSKARLDAFTKAMGSLQDDRDRVLGMYKQLEEKHLQVMMEKDALIQEAAAENNSLKEELRSLLVQRDDLHAEKAKLSAQLHGYRDDLTQVLTMKESQHKQLLSGQLERIATLEKERAELEAKIKSLEGGEAFVQAVERETLSQAGDSGNRQVRDAPGAEVEKLREQLQAARAQVESLEESLAKEREVQEARQKELKELRWEGGVTRTESETAAERVAELARDLLSMEQRLLEEREVAGQLRAQNQAFGQAMASLQGSRDQALSQAQELSLRLEEMSRAGGQQTPTTGHGGSTAEVWGLKNSLSALQNDRERLLEQLQRQHSELTRLGGGELSRLSQELEEEKRRSDEMVDRMRELDNLRQRENQELEILRLEQVDWQAQAELLKQQTLATLSDRDQQVRQLGAMLEEARATRPKPPEEHHQRQAPLEADLSSKVEVLQSESGPLNDLQLREQRITQLSNKVELSQVFEENRHLSSQFQGSSQRLDEAESRCTALQRQLQELHEDKRNRTGEVDSAPGAPQQHSGPSESESLRVDFEELQRRLDEEQQYRVAVEEQLMAAQDRLKLINQGEWQSAHEGQFSASETAVLIEPPGGSVTRIRSSNGPGLMRMLRVSFCSRQRTPLLVSLYLLTVHVLLLLCLGGYV